Proteins from a genomic interval of Corynebacterium freiburgense:
- a CDS encoding MFS transporter — MKTVWIYLASNGISVLGNSVALVVWPWLVLQRTGDPAAAGLVATCIAVPSVIFALIGGQIIDTFGRKPLSIISDIISGLSVLALIAVDNWLGLSLGWFIAIGIFGAVGDVPGMAAREALAGDVSFTSGKSLDFLYGLNQTLMGLAIFVGPALSGVLLASLPINQVLWITAGCSLIAAMFTSMLRLRTDPTAAAEDVSGMKGWLVLVKIPVIRLLVVLVFVSTILVTPYLMLLIPAHFESVNNPTMLGIVHSSYAVGMMLGGGLVAAIGSTNRKLIWTASMVGFTVGFGCLAMLQNQWLLLFGMAIAGVAGGILGPLQMTLITEAVAENLRGRAFSLFSAIGSLVSPFGLAIVTAALTQTTIYTVAIALAGVWMVLAVFLTGRGLRLIKTP; from the coding sequence ATGAAAACAGTATGGATTTATTTAGCCTCTAATGGAATATCTGTTCTAGGCAATAGCGTAGCGTTGGTTGTTTGGCCGTGGCTTGTCCTACAGCGAACTGGTGATCCGGCTGCGGCTGGTTTAGTTGCTACGTGTATTGCGGTTCCATCGGTTATTTTCGCGCTTATTGGGGGCCAAATTATTGATACTTTTGGCAGGAAACCACTCAGTATAATTTCCGATATTATTAGCGGACTATCCGTACTGGCGCTTATTGCGGTCGATAACTGGTTAGGATTAAGCCTGGGCTGGTTTATTGCCATTGGGATTTTTGGGGCTGTTGGAGATGTTCCAGGAATGGCCGCCCGTGAGGCCTTAGCTGGCGATGTTTCCTTTACTTCAGGCAAGTCGCTGGATTTTCTGTATGGTCTAAATCAAACACTTATGGGGCTCGCGATATTCGTGGGACCAGCATTATCCGGTGTATTACTTGCCAGTCTTCCAATCAATCAAGTGCTTTGGATTACCGCTGGTTGTTCTCTTATTGCGGCGATGTTTACGTCAATGCTTCGCTTGCGAACCGATCCAACAGCAGCTGCGGAGGATGTTTCAGGAATGAAGGGTTGGCTGGTGTTAGTAAAAATCCCTGTAATTCGGCTGCTGGTGGTATTGGTGTTCGTTTCAACTATTTTGGTTACTCCTTACCTTATGTTGCTGATACCGGCGCATTTTGAAAGTGTTAATAATCCAACGATGCTGGGAATAGTGCATTCGTCGTATGCAGTCGGCATGATGCTTGGCGGTGGGCTCGTTGCTGCTATTGGCTCTACAAATCGCAAACTTATCTGGACCGCAAGTATGGTTGGATTTACGGTTGGTTTTGGTTGTCTAGCAATGCTGCAAAATCAGTGGTTATTACTGTTTGGTATGGCAATAGCTGGTGTTGCTGGTGGTATTTTAGGTCCGCTACAAATGACCTTGATTACAGAAGCAGTTGCAGAAAATCTTCGAGGCCGCGCCTTTTCGCTATTTTCAGCTATTGGTAGTTTGGTTAGTCCGTTCGGATTGGCAATTGTTACCGCGGCACTCACTCAGACGACTATTTATACGGTGGCCATTGCGCTTGCTGGCGTATGGATGGTCTTGGCGGTGTTTTTAACCGGTAGGGGATTGCGTCTGATAAAAACCCCTTGA
- a CDS encoding DUF1963 domain-containing protein, with the protein MFESIEELKKALQDPEFDVLHRLIDEIAQIARPCAVFRPAYVDSSDPTIPLGASRIGGNPDIPKGFIWPLNSSGTPLSFFLQINLADIQGLQIDSLPESDPLRLLPTTGLLLLFVGSDSSALNMPHRLILIPEGASLERTQPPLEAAIPSFIEEFGKNSPLNNGVPLIAEIGWDIPHWSSEIYDQIFEKYEDLDEYDEILDTYEEFDEAFGAINEFIRIGGWHAGIGQYPAEDAVKYAQHDGAGSDISQWKNLLLVNSYDEFHLCFWDAGYLQLLAHNNDAEFRHTYLGVETS; encoded by the coding sequence GTGTTTGAAAGCATTGAAGAACTTAAAAAAGCTCTGCAAGACCCGGAATTCGATGTACTGCATCGGTTGATTGATGAGATTGCTCAAATAGCCCGACCATGTGCAGTCTTTCGGCCAGCCTATGTAGACTCTTCAGATCCGACAATTCCATTAGGTGCCAGCCGGATTGGGGGAAATCCAGATATTCCCAAAGGGTTCATTTGGCCACTAAATTCCTCAGGCACTCCACTTTCTTTTTTCCTGCAAATAAATCTTGCTGATATACAAGGATTGCAAATAGACAGTCTCCCAGAAAGTGATCCTTTACGGTTACTCCCCACAACAGGTTTGTTATTGCTCTTTGTAGGCTCAGATTCTTCAGCGCTTAACATGCCTCATCGACTTATTCTCATTCCAGAAGGTGCATCACTGGAGCGAACGCAACCTCCACTAGAAGCAGCCATTCCCTCATTCATTGAAGAGTTTGGAAAGAACTCTCCGCTAAACAATGGGGTACCGCTAATAGCTGAAATTGGCTGGGACATCCCTCATTGGAGTAGCGAAATCTATGATCAAATCTTTGAAAAATACGAAGACCTAGATGAATATGACGAGATCCTAGATACCTACGAAGAATTCGATGAGGCTTTTGGGGCAATTAACGAATTTATACGTATTGGCGGATGGCATGCGGGTATTGGGCAGTATCCTGCCGAAGATGCCGTTAAGTATGCACAACATGATGGTGCCGGATCGGATATTAGCCAATGGAAAAACTTGCTTTTGGTAAATAGCTACGACGAGTTTCATTTGTGCTTCTGGGATGCTGGCTATTTGCAACTTTTAGCTCATAACAATGACGCTGAGTTCCGACATACCTATCTTGGGGTTGAAACAAGCTAG
- a CDS encoding FecCD family ABC transporter permease gives MGRRLATPALFVLLIAIIAVSFVISLTFGSVDYSRAQVWEVVQAHLQGGNGPDQAIDSIVWELRAPRGLLALIVGAGLALAGVAMQTLVRNPLADPYLLGVSAGASVGATAVLTFGVLSSFGLYALSGGALIGALVATATVYGITMAQGGLTPLRLILSGVVLSSAFSALASFLVFKGPDARAAQGVMFWMLGSVAGAQWNKLLLPLIIVVIAAVGLMLISNQLDALAAGPDTAAALGVRVGVLRQVLFFIQALLVGAMVAVAGGIGFVGLVIPHLARMMVGSLHRRLLPIAMATGALFLLWVDVIARISAPPQEIPLGVVTGVLGAPLFLILMGRGRYHFGGQN, from the coding sequence GTGGGCCGAAGGTTGGCAACACCAGCATTATTTGTGCTGCTCATTGCAATTATAGCTGTGAGTTTTGTGATCTCATTAACCTTCGGTTCGGTTGATTATTCTCGCGCTCAGGTGTGGGAGGTAGTGCAGGCTCATCTTCAGGGAGGCAATGGGCCAGATCAAGCAATTGACTCAATTGTTTGGGAATTACGTGCCCCCAGAGGGCTGCTGGCACTTATCGTAGGAGCAGGGCTGGCACTCGCCGGCGTAGCAATGCAAACGCTTGTGCGAAATCCTCTTGCTGATCCATATCTGCTCGGCGTATCTGCAGGTGCCAGCGTTGGTGCTACCGCAGTTCTGACATTCGGCGTGCTTTCCAGTTTTGGTTTGTACGCGCTTTCGGGAGGCGCATTAATTGGTGCGCTGGTGGCAACCGCGACGGTATACGGGATCACTATGGCTCAGGGTGGACTTACGCCATTACGGTTGATTCTTTCTGGTGTCGTACTTTCATCAGCGTTTTCTGCGCTTGCGAGCTTCTTGGTTTTTAAAGGTCCGGATGCTCGGGCTGCGCAAGGCGTAATGTTTTGGATGCTCGGTTCAGTGGCGGGTGCGCAATGGAACAAACTTTTGCTCCCGCTTATTATTGTGGTCATTGCTGCTGTTGGTTTGATGCTTATTTCAAATCAACTTGACGCCCTTGCGGCTGGACCTGATACTGCGGCTGCGCTTGGCGTTCGAGTAGGCGTTCTGCGTCAAGTGCTGTTTTTTATCCAAGCGTTACTTGTGGGCGCAATGGTTGCCGTTGCCGGAGGCATTGGGTTTGTTGGTTTGGTTATCCCGCATCTTGCTCGCATGATGGTGGGTTCGCTGCATCGCCGACTTTTGCCTATCGCTATGGCAACGGGTGCATTGTTTTTGCTGTGGGTTGATGTAATCGCACGTATTTCCGCTCCACCGCAAGAAATTCCGCTTGGTGTTGTGACCGGTGTATTAGGAGCGCCACTATTCCTGATACTTATGGGCCGCGGCCGCTATCATTTTGGAGGGCAAAACTAA
- a CDS encoding RtcB family protein translates to MARNRRANPASRIAEIAKHNPKVHVFASEVEDSTVEQARATAKLPFVYPHVALMPDAHTGLGSSVGTVFGTEGAVIPAAVGVDIGCGMIGVRTQFTAADLENKDLIKLRNAIERSIPLSPGNYNHWQLEPSADERCRELDALAKENNVDLSHSPKWRQQLGSLGGGNHFIELCLDETDAVWMFLHSGSRGVGNKIARKHIEIAQKQMVKWWIPIPNADLAYFVEGTPEFDAYIRDLHWAQHFAFLNREEMMDRFSRCLSAFMGTPVEEIERINCHHNYTVKEQHFGKNVWLTRKGAIRADKGTKALIPGSMGTASYVVEGKGFAPALNSAPHGAGRRYSRSEARRRFTVDDLANRMEGIVYRPGEAWVDEIPDAYKDIDQVMADSEELVEIKHKLRQVMNVKGT, encoded by the coding sequence ATGGCTCGAAACCGACGCGCTAATCCCGCGTCCCGCATTGCGGAAATTGCCAAGCATAATCCGAAGGTTCATGTTTTCGCCTCTGAGGTGGAAGATTCTACTGTTGAACAGGCACGAGCCACCGCGAAACTCCCATTTGTGTATCCTCACGTTGCACTCATGCCCGATGCTCATACTGGTTTAGGTTCCTCGGTGGGCACAGTATTTGGCACTGAAGGTGCAGTGATTCCAGCTGCGGTTGGTGTGGATATCGGTTGCGGAATGATCGGTGTGCGAACACAATTTACGGCTGCTGATTTGGAAAACAAGGATCTGATCAAACTCCGCAATGCAATTGAACGTTCGATTCCGCTTTCGCCAGGTAATTACAATCACTGGCAATTGGAGCCTTCTGCGGATGAACGCTGCCGTGAGCTCGATGCCCTTGCCAAAGAAAACAATGTTGATTTATCCCACTCACCTAAATGGCGCCAGCAGCTTGGCTCCTTAGGTGGCGGTAATCACTTCATTGAATTATGTCTCGATGAAACCGACGCAGTGTGGATGTTTCTACATTCTGGTTCCCGTGGTGTTGGCAATAAGATTGCCCGCAAGCATATTGAGATTGCGCAGAAACAAATGGTAAAATGGTGGATTCCAATTCCAAATGCCGATCTCGCGTATTTCGTTGAGGGAACGCCAGAATTTGATGCCTATATTCGGGATCTTCATTGGGCACAGCACTTTGCGTTTTTAAATCGTGAAGAGATGATGGACCGTTTTTCTCGCTGCTTGTCCGCATTTATGGGCACACCAGTTGAGGAAATCGAACGCATTAACTGCCACCATAACTACACGGTGAAGGAACAGCACTTTGGCAAAAATGTTTGGTTAACTCGGAAAGGCGCAATCCGTGCAGATAAAGGCACAAAGGCGCTTATTCCAGGATCAATGGGTACGGCATCATATGTTGTTGAGGGGAAAGGATTTGCCCCTGCACTTAATTCAGCACCGCATGGGGCGGGGCGTCGTTACTCTCGCAGTGAGGCTCGGCGCCGCTTTACTGTGGACGATCTTGCCAACCGTATGGAGGGCATTGTGTATCGCCCAGGCGAAGCTTGGGTTGATGAAATTCCTGACGCATACAAGGATATTGACCAGGTCATGGCCGATTCCGAAGAATTGGTGGAGATTAAGCACAAGCTTCGCCAGGTTATGAATGTGAAGGGAACTTAA
- a CDS encoding DUF1963 domain-containing protein encodes MFATKQALISALKQLNNGVLLPYINDLSGFIKPCIWYTPVMDEDIQTPPRSSKFAGVPDIWRGFAWPKDSRGESLSFIAQISMEDWSKHVFRQWDLVAPNSSHILIFTGDDEHARNIEHQVVCVPASEDVKPATLPYEPDLLTFEEGVPIIPHFGFDLPTSSLDAVNTLFAKDNAAYEAYSDFQQSLAPKNIIARVGGNLDFWIHNPAADIDPEAPENWEHVFSLYSNEQLDIEIWDRGTFMVLTDTTKPELSRTYASIESL; translated from the coding sequence ATGTTTGCAACAAAACAAGCTCTCATTAGCGCACTTAAGCAATTGAATAATGGCGTTTTACTGCCCTATATCAATGATCTGAGTGGGTTTATAAAACCTTGCATTTGGTACACGCCTGTTATGGATGAAGATATCCAGACGCCGCCTCGGTCCAGCAAGTTCGCCGGTGTGCCTGATATTTGGCGCGGATTTGCATGGCCAAAAGATTCTCGTGGTGAATCGTTATCTTTTATTGCGCAAATTTCAATGGAAGACTGGTCGAAACACGTATTTAGGCAATGGGATTTAGTAGCACCAAACTCAAGCCATATTTTGATTTTTACTGGGGACGATGAACACGCCAGAAATATTGAGCATCAAGTAGTTTGTGTGCCAGCAAGTGAAGATGTAAAACCTGCCACGTTGCCCTACGAACCAGATCTTCTTACGTTCGAAGAAGGTGTACCAATTATTCCGCATTTCGGTTTTGATTTGCCAACAAGTTCACTGGATGCGGTGAATACTCTTTTTGCCAAAGATAATGCAGCCTATGAGGCATATAGTGATTTTCAGCAATCGCTAGCCCCAAAAAACATTATCGCAAGAGTTGGCGGAAACCTGGATTTTTGGATCCATAATCCAGCGGCCGATATTGATCCGGAAGCCCCAGAAAACTGGGAACACGTATTCTCTCTTTATTCAAATGAGCAGCTAGATATTGAAATTTGGGATCGTGGCACGTTTATGGTTCTAACCGATACCACGAAACCAGAATTATCTAGAACGTATGCTTCAATTGAGAGCCTTTAG
- a CDS encoding ABC transporter ATP-binding protein, with translation MFSIEKVACGIGRTTIVQNINFRVEQGTMTALVGINGAGKSTLLRGIAGIAKLHAGKVLLDGVDVHAMRPRQRAQNMTLVGQEESPPGDLTIAEMVALGRLPHLKSWQLGGKAEQKIIHNALQLVGLDELADRSCDQLSGGQRRRALLARGFAQGTDLILLDEPTNHLDVHHQLHLLKVLRESGRTILATIHDLDLAVAHFDQVVVLHEGTMLAVGTPEEVLNTENLRKVFDVRALLANLPEATRTHLIIDSL, from the coding sequence ATGTTCTCCATAGAAAAAGTAGCTTGCGGCATCGGTCGAACCACCATTGTTCAAAACATCAATTTCCGTGTTGAACAGGGGACAATGACAGCACTTGTTGGAATTAATGGTGCCGGAAAATCAACACTGCTCCGCGGTATTGCAGGTATTGCTAAGCTCCATGCAGGAAAAGTACTTCTCGACGGCGTGGACGTCCATGCAATGCGCCCACGTCAACGTGCCCAGAACATGACGCTTGTTGGGCAAGAAGAATCCCCGCCAGGGGACCTCACTATTGCCGAAATGGTTGCTTTAGGTCGCCTTCCACACCTGAAATCCTGGCAGCTTGGTGGAAAAGCCGAACAGAAAATCATCCACAATGCACTACAACTCGTCGGCCTTGATGAATTAGCCGATCGTTCCTGTGATCAGCTTTCTGGTGGGCAGCGCCGCCGTGCGCTCCTTGCGCGAGGCTTTGCCCAAGGTACCGATTTGATTCTTCTCGATGAACCAACCAATCACCTTGATGTTCACCATCAACTCCACCTATTGAAAGTGTTACGGGAATCAGGGCGAACTATCCTCGCAACGATTCACGACCTCGACCTTGCTGTAGCGCATTTTGACCAAGTTGTTGTGCTACATGAAGGAACGATGCTTGCGGTCGGAACACCAGAGGAGGTTCTCAATACCGAAAACCTCCGCAAAGTATTCGACGTTCGTGCACTTTTAGCGAACCTCCCGGAAGCTACCCGCACCCACCTCATTATTGATTCACTCTAG
- a CDS encoding MerR family transcriptional regulator, producing MTLSISEVAAFAQVTVRTVRHYHHIGLMPEPKRDSLDRRVYEPEDALRLARIRTLVDSGFTLPDILEVMHEHTIDGEAFEQVRHRVAQRLDAELEAIIEQQHNLHAIENAANIGISQNVQKIVAEMEKIVDNPQAVEIIRDIWHATSVLFPEELMGEVTAQELKFLKNQEYRYWYKQYMDLWDAEIDDPRVEEVVQGTIEFTKMNLDEFNPDDSLYTEAPRILEFMLDRLPPVLVHINNRVKEALEL from the coding sequence ATGACGTTATCAATCAGTGAAGTGGCGGCGTTTGCGCAGGTAACTGTGCGAACGGTCCGCCACTATCATCATATTGGGCTTATGCCAGAGCCAAAGCGCGATAGTCTTGACCGGCGCGTATACGAACCTGAAGATGCTTTACGTCTCGCAAGAATCCGAACACTTGTTGACAGCGGATTTACACTCCCGGACATTTTGGAAGTTATGCATGAGCACACCATTGATGGTGAGGCTTTTGAGCAAGTCAGGCATCGAGTAGCTCAACGCCTCGATGCAGAACTCGAAGCGATTATAGAGCAGCAACACAACCTTCACGCGATTGAAAATGCAGCCAACATTGGAATATCTCAAAATGTGCAGAAAATAGTCGCGGAAATGGAAAAAATAGTCGACAATCCGCAGGCCGTTGAAATTATTCGCGATATTTGGCATGCAACCAGCGTGTTATTTCCAGAAGAGCTTATGGGTGAGGTCACGGCACAAGAATTAAAATTTCTAAAAAACCAAGAATACCGCTATTGGTATAAGCAGTATATGGATTTATGGGATGCTGAAATCGACGACCCTCGGGTCGAAGAGGTCGTGCAAGGCACAATAGAGTTCACCAAGATGAATCTTGACGAATTTAATCCGGATGATTCACTCTATACGGAAGCACCGCGGATTCTGGAGTTTATGCTTGATCGTCTACCGCCAGTGTTGGTGCATATCAATAACCGAGTAAAAGAAGCGCTTGAACTATGA
- a CDS encoding ABC transporter substrate-binding protein, which translates to MKKYTLALLAGTALVLASCGDASTTNTSASASSTVSATQTGDGVTVENCGEQVTFAKADNLFVNDGNIISIVLSAGAKDKIKHVSSVQRDADILSAKYGKDVIDGLDDVAKEYPSIEEVVSKQPDIFVAGWNYGFDEGKNLTPDALKDQGIDSYILTESCRQAGSTKRGIVDPWTAVSTDIANIGAITGNTETAEKVNKDQETRLDALKSAPQPDKKPVAFVFDSASDTIFTSGKFGAPQAIIEAAGGKNGAEDVEDTWTKVGWEHLTSTTPDVFVFVEYPSQEFEEKVKILKENPVTKDLPAVKENRFINLPYAMWTSGPLNIDAAEHVRKGMEKFELVPKSDIQPALELPETTPGLEYFQ; encoded by the coding sequence ATGAAAAAATACACCTTGGCGCTTCTTGCAGGCACTGCGCTTGTTCTAGCAAGCTGCGGTGATGCATCAACCACAAATACCAGTGCATCAGCAAGTAGCACAGTGAGCGCAACGCAAACAGGCGATGGAGTCACCGTTGAAAACTGCGGAGAGCAGGTCACCTTTGCCAAAGCCGATAATCTATTCGTCAATGACGGAAACATTATTTCGATTGTTCTTTCAGCAGGTGCGAAAGACAAGATCAAACATGTGAGCTCTGTCCAGCGCGATGCAGATATTCTGAGTGCTAAATACGGCAAAGATGTTATAGACGGCCTCGACGATGTGGCCAAAGAATATCCATCCATTGAAGAGGTAGTAAGTAAACAGCCAGACATCTTTGTAGCTGGTTGGAACTACGGCTTCGATGAGGGTAAAAACCTCACACCAGATGCGCTCAAAGACCAAGGCATTGATTCGTATATTCTTACCGAGTCCTGCCGCCAAGCTGGATCGACCAAACGTGGCATTGTTGACCCTTGGACAGCGGTCTCCACAGATATTGCAAATATCGGGGCAATCACCGGCAATACAGAGACAGCAGAAAAGGTCAATAAAGACCAAGAGACTCGCCTTGACGCTCTCAAGTCTGCACCGCAACCCGATAAAAAGCCTGTAGCTTTTGTGTTTGACTCTGCATCTGACACCATCTTTACATCCGGAAAATTCGGGGCTCCACAAGCCATCATTGAGGCTGCCGGTGGTAAAAACGGTGCCGAAGATGTCGAGGATACCTGGACAAAGGTGGGATGGGAACACCTCACCTCTACAACACCTGATGTATTCGTCTTTGTCGAATATCCAAGTCAAGAGTTTGAAGAAAAGGTAAAAATCCTTAAGGAAAACCCTGTCACAAAAGATCTTCCTGCAGTAAAGGAAAATCGCTTTATTAACCTGCCATACGCCATGTGGACTTCCGGCCCGCTGAATATTGATGCAGCCGAACACGTGCGAAAAGGTATGGAAAAATTCGAGCTGGTACCAAAGTCCGATATTCAACCAGCACTCGAACTACCAGAAACCACCCCTGGATTGGAATACTTCCAATAA
- a CDS encoding sigma-70 family RNA polymerase sigma factor has translation MIDNWENERPRLLVIAHAISGNWQDAEDIVQEAALRWDEHAEIINQSAWFTTVVSRIAIDYCRRRATERQSYIGPWLPEVIVAPSAEDEALTHLDINLALLRLIQLLSPINRAVFVLAEIVGMPALEIAKITGITPAGVRQRIRRSKQHLESVVREEPVTTASENKLAELASMLQSGDLNLFISELSEGAVLWTDSGGFSTAARRPIVGKAKVARFIAGIISKFGMPELRVMPVVGGFVLCAASIDMSRYITLETKKDLITGIQIQQNPNKIHFLPATKRGKQSWEM, from the coding sequence ATGATAGATAATTGGGAAAACGAACGTCCTCGGCTTTTGGTAATTGCCCATGCAATAAGTGGTAATTGGCAAGATGCAGAAGATATTGTTCAAGAAGCCGCACTGCGCTGGGATGAACACGCGGAGATTATAAACCAGAGTGCTTGGTTTACAACCGTTGTTTCCAGAATTGCGATTGATTATTGTCGACGCCGCGCAACTGAACGTCAGAGCTATATTGGTCCATGGTTGCCGGAAGTTATTGTTGCTCCAAGCGCGGAGGATGAGGCGCTGACACATCTGGATATTAATCTTGCACTTCTCCGCCTGATCCAACTTTTATCCCCAATAAACCGAGCCGTTTTTGTACTGGCTGAAATCGTGGGGATGCCGGCTTTAGAGATTGCCAAAATAACCGGGATCACTCCTGCGGGTGTCCGTCAACGTATTCGAAGAAGCAAACAGCATCTTGAATCAGTAGTTCGAGAGGAGCCGGTCACTACTGCTTCCGAGAATAAATTAGCCGAACTAGCAAGTATGCTACAGTCCGGTGATTTAAATTTATTTATTAGCGAACTTTCAGAAGGCGCTGTGCTTTGGACTGATAGTGGTGGTTTTAGCACGGCTGCCCGGCGCCCGATTGTTGGCAAAGCCAAGGTAGCACGCTTTATAGCAGGCATTATCAGTAAGTTTGGCATGCCTGAATTACGTGTGATGCCGGTGGTTGGTGGGTTCGTACTGTGCGCGGCGTCGATAGATATGAGTCGGTACATTACATTGGAGACGAAAAAGGATCTCATTACAGGTATTCAAATTCAGCAAAATCCAAACAAGATACACTTCCTGCCTGCCACAAAACGCGGTAAGCAATCCTGGGAAATGTAG
- a CDS encoding DHA2 family efflux MFS transporter permease subunit, protein MNTSVLPEQSAWRALAALCIGFFMILLDQTVVAVATPQFQADLSASLNQVVWVTSIYLLTFAVPLLVTGRLGDRFGQRNVYLVGMTVFTLSSLACGLAPDIYTLIVARAFQGLGASIMAPQTMSVINRIFARDRRGAAMGVWGAVAGLASLAGPILGGVIVNSVGWQWIFFINVPLGVLSFIMVSLWVPTMARTARNIDGASVVVSILAMFGIVFAVQEGPERGWPLWIWGVLITGLLLIALFIRMQATANTRGNEALIPLEIFHIRNFSIGAFSIATMGFAISGIMLPIMIFLQQGHGLSAEKAGFVLVPMAVISGVLAPYVGRLSDKLNPRILSVTGFVCMTAAVVSLALVMRDGVGLWWIILPIVLLGFGNGFVWSPNSATAMRDLPITQVGAASGVYNTTRQVGAVVGAAVIGAAMQIGVASTSVSNAMGNSVIPAAVILFLGLIAVSRFHKTPPGQREKSTVTSSDD, encoded by the coding sequence GTGAACACTTCAGTCTTGCCCGAACAATCGGCTTGGCGGGCACTCGCCGCATTATGCATCGGATTCTTTATGATCCTTTTGGATCAAACTGTTGTTGCAGTGGCTACGCCGCAATTTCAGGCGGATCTTAGCGCCAGTTTGAACCAAGTTGTTTGGGTTACGTCAATTTACCTATTGACCTTTGCTGTCCCACTTTTGGTTACCGGTCGTTTGGGAGATCGATTTGGGCAACGAAATGTGTATTTGGTGGGAATGACGGTATTTACATTGAGCTCCCTGGCCTGTGGACTAGCACCGGATATTTACACATTAATTGTCGCACGAGCATTCCAAGGGTTGGGGGCGTCGATTATGGCACCGCAAACCATGAGTGTGATTAATCGAATTTTTGCTCGTGATCGTCGTGGTGCCGCGATGGGGGTGTGGGGTGCGGTTGCTGGGTTGGCGTCGTTAGCCGGCCCGATTCTTGGTGGAGTGATTGTCAATAGTGTTGGTTGGCAGTGGATCTTTTTTATTAATGTGCCACTAGGAGTGCTTTCATTTATTATGGTTTCCCTTTGGGTTCCCACAATGGCGCGCACCGCACGAAATATTGATGGTGCGAGTGTAGTGGTTTCCATATTGGCAATGTTCGGAATTGTATTCGCAGTGCAGGAAGGCCCGGAGCGTGGTTGGCCCCTATGGATTTGGGGCGTACTTATTACTGGACTTTTACTTATTGCTCTATTTATTCGAATGCAAGCTACCGCTAATACACGTGGCAATGAGGCGCTTATTCCATTGGAAATTTTCCATATTAGAAACTTTTCAATTGGTGCGTTCTCCATTGCGACCATGGGTTTTGCAATCTCTGGAATTATGCTGCCGATTATGATTTTCTTGCAACAAGGTCATGGTTTAAGCGCGGAAAAAGCTGGATTTGTATTAGTGCCAATGGCAGTGATCTCTGGTGTACTTGCGCCATATGTTGGCAGGCTTTCAGATAAGCTAAATCCGCGCATTCTTTCGGTGACTGGTTTTGTATGTATGACTGCCGCAGTAGTCTCATTAGCCTTGGTTATGCGCGATGGTGTGGGTTTGTGGTGGATTATATTGCCGATAGTATTGCTTGGTTTTGGCAATGGTTTTGTGTGGTCGCCGAATTCCGCCACAGCTATGCGGGACTTGCCAATCACCCAAGTGGGGGCAGCATCTGGTGTTTACAATACAACGCGGCAGGTAGGGGCCGTAGTCGGCGCAGCGGTGATCGGTGCGGCAATGCAAATTGGCGTTGCCTCTACGAGTGTTTCTAATGCAATGGGAAATTCGGTGATTCCAGCAGCTGTAATCCTATTTTTGGGGCTCATTGCGGTATCGCGATTTCATAAGACACCACCAGGGCAAAGGGAAAAATCAACTGTAACATCTTCTGATGATTAG
- a CDS encoding carboxymuconolactone decarboxylase family protein, with amino-acid sequence MIKASKRLYAAMSALELASRALDQKLRLLIQLRASALNHCNFCFTMHAKEAQKLGFSQSWIDSIQMYPKKGGFSHKEQLLLDFTTAATDLTLGPVSPELIQEVVEVFGAKTAGDILTMVTTINAWNRIGVIAKYDR; translated from the coding sequence ATGATTAAAGCATCAAAACGCCTTTATGCGGCGATGAGCGCACTAGAACTTGCTTCAAGGGCATTGGACCAAAAGCTTAGGTTGCTTATTCAATTGCGTGCTTCAGCCTTAAATCACTGCAATTTTTGTTTTACAATGCACGCCAAAGAAGCACAAAAGTTAGGATTTTCGCAATCGTGGATCGATTCGATTCAAATGTACCCAAAGAAGGGCGGTTTCTCGCATAAAGAGCAATTGTTGCTGGATTTTACTACCGCAGCTACAGATCTCACGCTAGGTCCTGTTTCGCCAGAATTGATTCAAGAAGTTGTAGAAGTATTTGGCGCTAAAACTGCAGGCGATATTTTAACCATGGTCACTACAATTAATGCCTGGAATCGTATTGGGGTTATCGCCAAATATGATAGATAA